Proteins from a genomic interval of Zonotrichia leucophrys gambelii isolate GWCS_2022_RI unplaced genomic scaffold, RI_Zleu_2.0 Scaffold_48_389894, whole genome shotgun sequence:
- the LOC135460476 gene encoding intercellular adhesion molecule 5-like, whose translation MVAPALLALALGALGVVAVPPEGPLVSLSASDAVVRMPFKVTCSIKPAVPATNVTITANNLTWPVTLSQDGHQATAEVTVQNKGNVQLGCTVHMGSRKLQTNATVQVFYVPVPLLNVTNTAKAGTELRGQCSLPPGAVSDIQVKVATNHSVLVDFKKPPVTFSLMVTEEDAEKGLVVTCEAKMHPDPPRNKSQVIHVLVKPRLDRELCPPQQNWTEGQDGILNCSAKGTPKPQVNCSKDGNFLTPGKSHPINRAHAGTYLCRATNDLGTAERNVTVWVQYDASVPLLPLLLGTLLPAVVVFLTLAVGYLLHRQGKIGEYRLWKRHPRPDAQPLRPRGGSAAAPNGSAAP comes from the exons ATGGTGGCCCCGGCGCTGCTGGCGCTGGCCCTGGGCGCCCTGGGTGTCGtggcag TGCCCCCCGAGGGTCCCCTCGTGTCCCTGTCAGCCTCGGACGCGGTGGTGAGGATGCCGTTCAAGGTCACCTGCAGCATCAAGCCCGCCGTCCCCGCCACCAACGTCACCATCACTGCCAACAACCTCACCTGGCCGGTGACACTGAGCCAGGACGGCCACCAGGCCACCGCTGAGGTCACCGTACAAAACAAGGGCAATGTCCAGCTGGGCTGCACCGTCCACATGGGCAGCAGGAAGCTCCAGACCAACGCCACTGTCCAGGTCTTCT ATGTCCCCGTGCCACTGCTGAATGTCACCAACACCGCCaaggctggcactgagctgagGGGACAATGCTCGCTGCCACCTGGAGCCGTCAGTGACATCCAGGTGAAGGTGGCCACCAACCACAGTGTCCTGGTGGATTTTAAAAAGCCCCCGGTGACCTTCAGCCTGATGGTGACAGAGGAGGATGCAGAGAAGGGGCTGGTGGTGACCTGTGAGGCCAAGATGCACCCGGACCCCCCGAGGAACAAATCCCAAGTGATCCATGTGCTGG TCAAACCTCGGCTGGACAGGGAGCTCTGCCCCCCACAGCAGAACTGGACGGAGGGGCAGGACGGGATCCTGAACTGCAGCGCCAAGGGGACACCTAAGCCGCAGGTGAACTGTTCCAAGGATGGGAATTTCCTCACCCCTggaaaatcccatcccatcaacCGCGCCCACGCCGGGACCTACCTGTGCCGGGCCACCAACGATCTGGGGACGGCCGAGCGCAACGTCACCGTCTGGGTGCAGT ATGACGCCTCGGTCCCGCTGCTCCCGCTGCTCCTGGGGACGCTGCTGCCGGCGGTCGTCGTCTTCCTGACCCTGGCCGTGGGCTACCTCCTCCACCGCCAGGGCAAGATCGGCGAGTACCGGCTCTGGAAGCGGCACCCGCGGCCGGACGCGCAGCCCCTGCGGCCCCGGGGCGGCTCCGCGGCCGCTCCCAACGGATCCGCGGCCCCGTAG